The Oncorhynchus mykiss isolate Arlee chromosome Y, USDA_OmykA_1.1, whole genome shotgun sequence genomic sequence GTCTGGTCCTTCAATTTGTGAAATTGTAGTGACGTTAATGTTACAGATGGAAAATATTTGCCAATGTAGGTAACGTAGCAGTAGCTAACACTTTATTGCTTATTGTGTAAGATTAgttagtggaggataaaaatacctgaatgctatggatgtgtagctatgTAACCGATCTGTGTATAGACCTGAAAACATTTGGTAtaatattagttcagaacagtGGTGGAATGAAAATCCTATGGAATGAACTATGGAATGAACTATGGAATGAACTATGGAATGAAGTATGGAATGAAGTATGGCATGAACTATGGAATGAAGTATGGCATGAAGTATGGAATGAAGTATGGCATGAAGTATGGAATGAAGTATGGAATGAAGTATGGAATGAAGTATGGAATGAAGTATGGCATGAACTATGGAATGAAGTATGGCATGAAGTATGGAATGAAGTATGGAATGAAGTATGGAATGAAGTATGGCATGAAGTATGGAATGAAGTATGGAATGAAGTATGGAATGAACTATGGAATGAAGTATGGCATGAAGTATGGAATGAAGTATGGAATGAAGTATGGAATGAAGTATGGAATGAAGTATGGCATGAACTATGGAATGAAGTATGGCATGATGTATGGAATGAAGTATGGAATGAAGTATGGAATGAAGTATGGCATGAAGTATGGAATGAAGTATGGAATGAAGTATGGCATGAAGTATGGAATGAAGTATGGCATGAAGTATGGAATGAACTATGCTTCAGTACAACTCTGCGTTGAACAACAGCTAGGGGATGGGTACACATATGGAGCCCTTTAAAtgttacaacatttgagagaCGATGCGGTACGGTGGccaatttggcctctgcatgcctctggAGCCTCGAGCATTAAATTACTCTTAGTTGACAGTAGGTGTGCGCCTCCTGTGTAAACACCGCTAACATTTGCCAGAATTGCCCTACTGCCCATCGGTCCCTGACACTTCCATAACCCCACATTGTAAAACAAATTGTGTTGTTTTTTCGTTAACTTACTGGCAGTCACTTACCTATAAATTACTGTGAAAAGGGTATAGAATGCTATCGTAAATTGCAAAGAAACTTTTTGTTTAATTAACAGTACATTACTTTAATGAACTGTTAAACCAAAACTTCTTTCTGATCTTACGTCCAACACTCCACCATCCTGCACTGTAACAAGCCACTGTAAATAAATTAATTTGAAAAAAGGTTCAGTAATAGAATAATTTTTATGttcggtacttctgtcaaatgtgtctaACTTGATTGAGAGGATCAAGTCTGTGTCAGCACAGCACACAAAAATGCCTTCtccacctactcattcattggTAGAACTGTCTGGTCTGCATTGGCACTCCCTACTCATGCTGCACAGAAATGAATACACTTTAATAATACAACACAGCATGTAGAAATGTTGAAACTGTTTATTACGGttcgcaaaacaatgtccatacagACTAGAACACTTTTACAACGAACGACACCGGTCGCTTTCAGCTttaattgtaggctaactttATTTGCTAGCTTACTAGCTTATTTGCGAGCTAGCTCAATTCACTACCCCAGTACTTTGATTGCAAAGCATAATGCAAAATATGCTGATTTCAAAGCTGATTGTCACCAAAAACTTTATTAATTCACTTCATCTCCTTTAACCGACTGATGTTGCCAActtctttaatgatttttttcattggcaaacttagacatgacatgccagcaacaaacactgacacgacccatccaagtatatctgaccaaattctgaaagacaagcattgtaattttgaattccgtaaagtaagTTTGGAAGTGGTGAaaaatgtattgttgtctattaacaatgacaagccaccggggtctgacaactgggttggaaagttactgaggataatagcggacgatattgccactcctgtttgccatatcttcaatttaagcctactagaaagtgtgtgcccccagggctggagggaagcaaaagtcattccacttcctaagaatagtaaagccccctttactggctcaaatagccgactaATCAGCCAGTTACCAACCTTTAGTAAAGTTttgaaaaaaattgtgtttgaccagatacaatgctattttacagtaaacaaattgacaacaaactttcatcatgcttatagggaaggacattcaacaagtacagcacttacacaaatgactgatgattggcagAGAGGATCATAAAAAGATTTGTGGGggttgttttgttagacttcagtgcggctttcgACCTTATCGATCATAGTCGATAGTCGACGGCTTCACAtctcctgctatattgtggataaagagttacctgtctaacagaacacagagggtgttctttaatgtaaGCCTCTCCAACATAGTCCAGGTAAAATCagcaattccccagggcagctgtctaggcaccTTACTTTTTTTtccaatctttactaatgacatgccactgccTATGAATTAAAatagtgtgtctatgtatgcggatgactcaacactatacacgtcagctactacagagactgaaatgactgcaacacacttaacaaagagctgcagttagtttcagaatgggtggcaaggaataagttagtcctaaatatttccaaaacttcAGGCATTGAATTTGGGACAAATcgttcactaaaccctaaacctcaactaaatcttgtaataaataatgtggaaattgagcacgttgaggtgactaaacaggattgtaaactgtcatggtaaaaacaaaattatatacaatgatacaaaAGTAGCTTAGATGGGGGGGAGGTCTGTCTATAATTAAGTCCttctctaccttcttaacagcactatcaacaaggcaggtcctagttttgtcgcacctggactactgttcagttgtgtggtgaagtgccacaaagagggacttaggaaaattgcaattggctcacaACAGGGAAGCACGggtggcccttggatgtacacagagagctaacattaataatatgcatgtcaatccctcctggctcaaagtggaggagagattgacttcatcactacttgtatagattggcgccggaggggatggctgccgttttacaggctcctaaccaactgagctattttatttgttttttcacattgtttgtaactcattttgtacataatgttgctgctaccgtctcttatgacctcTCTTATAGCTTCTGGACATccgaacagcgattactcacctcgaactggacaaagatttttctttaatgagtccgacgcaaaggatataatgctttgtcaagacaaggcccaaatccccgtcattagCGTAAAGAACATacggaggaaaagggggaggagggcgGGGTCTTGTAAGAAGTTGCAGACAAGTAGGTAAACCACCTCTTCCTCCATATTATTAggcaacgtgcaatcattggaaaacaaactgaaCGATTAAGACAATCCTATCAaaaggacattaaaaactgtcatATCTCATGTTTCACCGAGGACGTGGCTGAACGAgaacacggataatatagagctggctggcttctctgTGTATCGGCacgacagagcagctacgtctggtaagacgaagggtggggtgtgtgtctatttgtcaataactgctggtgtgCAATgtttaatattaaagaagtcttgaggtattgctcgcctgaggtagaacacctcatgataagctttgtgcttagtcccttcctgtacaccctgttcacccacgaccatcattaagtttgctgacgacacaacagtggtaggcctaatcactgacaatgatgagacagcctatggggaggaggtcagagacctgacagtgtggttcgacgacaacaacctctccctcaatgtgaggaagacaaaggagctgatcttagactataggaaaaggagggctgaacaggcccccattaacatcaccaacaaaactatcaaggtccaaacacaccaagacagttgtgaagagggcacgacaacacattttcctccccaggagactgaaaaaatttggcatgggtcaggtaactgatgcaagccgTATAATTACATTAAAAACAGGTAGAAATACACCTTGTGGAACAGccggactgtgaagcaacacaaacatagacacagacacatgcatacagacacacaataacatacgaactatacacacacgtacacatggattttgtgttgtagatatgtggtagttgAGTAAGGGGCCacagggcacacacttagtgtgttgtgaattctgttaTGAATGCATTGTAAATGTTTAAAAATATTCTAGGACTGCTTTAATTTAGCCGGTCCCTAGGAAAAATAGCtcttgccttggcaggaactaatctggatctataataaatacaaatataatacCACCAAAAACATATTAACTTCTTAATCTGCCTCGCCTCACATCTGTTTTCTAACTAGATTCCATAgtcacaaagtcagattccacaaCCACATGCTTTCTCGCTATGATGTCATTACTTTCTTAAATGGACAATGCACACTATAAAAGAAGAGATTATCTTGTGTCCGAATACCCATAATTGCTTCCTAAATAGTAGGCCCGTTTGTGTATGCAAAAAAAATATCAAGTTTAATAGTATGTGACATTTTGAAAATCAGGTATACTTTACATGCCTAGATGTCATACTGATTTTGGCTTTGACAGCGGCTGATCATTAAACTCTCGACTCTCTAACTCACTTTAGACTAATAGGTGTATTTCTACAGAGTTGTTGTGTGTAAAATCACAGCCCCGTTTTCTGTCCTGTATAATGTTGCCATCGTTATTTAAAAACTTAAGGTATCTGTATATACCATATACCGGGGGTGTTTGGAAAAAGCCatgggatggtttttcaataccttTAAAAATATTTCTTAGAAGTTTTTACAATACatttaaatatttgtatgtttttaagtactgtataggctactgtagcctggtcccagatcagtttgtgctcttgccaactcctatggttctATTGTCACGCCGATGACAATAGCAGTTGGCGAGACAGCAACAGATGGGACCAGGCTATGTCATCATTTGGGTCATTTAGCAGAGTCAGTGCAAGAAAGacaaggatccccattagctgttgttaaagcagcagctactcttcctggggttccacACAGAACATGTaccataatacagaatgacataatatagaatgacataatatagaatgacatcatacagaatgacataatatagaatgacataatacagaatgacataatacagaatgacataatacagaatgacataatatagaatgacataatatagaatgacatcatacagaatgacataatatagaatgacataatacagaatgacataatacagaatgacataatatagaatgacataatacagaattacataatacagaatgacataatacagaatgacataatatagaatgacataatatagaatgacatcatacagaatgacataatatagaaggacataatacagaatgacataatatagaatgacataatacagaatgacataatacaatgacataatacagaatgacataatatagaaggacataatacagaatgacataatatagaatgacataatacagaatgacataatatagaatgacataatacagaatgacataatatagaatgacataatatagaatgacataatacagaatgacataatatagaatgacataatatagaatgacataatacagaatgacataatatagaatgacataatacagaatgacataatatagaatgacataatatagaatgacataatacagaatgacataatatagaatgacataatacagaatgacataatatagaatgacataatatagaatgacataatacagaatgacataatatagaatgacataatacagaatgacatcatacagaatgacataatacagaatgacataatatagaatgacataatatagaatgacataatacagaatgacataatatagaatgacataa encodes the following:
- the LOC110509459 gene encoding keratin-associated protein 21-1-like, which produces MNYGMNYGMNYGMKYGMKYGMNYGMKYGMKYGMKYGMKYGMKYGMKYGMKYGMKYGMNYGMKYGMKYGMKYGMKYGMKYGMKYGMKYGMKYGMNYGMKYGMKYGMKYGMKYGMKYGMKYGMNYGMKYGMMYGMKYGMKYGMKYGMKYGMKYGMKYGMKYGMKYGMKYGMNYASVQLCVEQQLGDGYTYGAL